The window ACTAATAAAAGCCCAACTTGAGACAAATCTGCACCTGTTTGTAGAAACGCCTGTTGTCTTGGATCCCTTTTCCCTCAGGTACTGGAGGAGGCGGTGTCCGCGCGGTTCCGTAGCGTCTCCTACCTGCACACGCGTGGTCCAGGCCTGGCCGGTCACCTCTCCGCCCTGCAGCACGGCATCATGACTGACCTGGCCACCGTGCGCCACCTACTGGAGCACTGCGTCCCAACGCACTACCAGCTGACCGCCGCCTACCTGAGGGCCAGCCACCACTGTTTACACACTCACCTGGCACAGGTGTGCCGTTTTCAGCTGTGCTGTTTAAAACTACAACAGTCTAAGATGTGTTGCATGAACCGTAGATATCGAAACGGACCGTTTAGATTTTTCTCAAATAATTGTTGAATTTCCACCGTTTTGACGCGTGGGAATACATTTTAAAGAGTTCGTTTTTTGAAGTGATGACAGGTTAGCGTCACATCTGAGTAATGTTTGTGGTCCAGGTCAGCAGCTGGGATCTGGAGAGCGGGGAAATATTTGCGGTGCTCAACTGGGTGCTTCACATCTACAACAGGTGAGCCCAACTGAAATCTCACTTCCAGGAAATCTGATCCCAGACTTACTGCTGCCGGACTCATCTGGAACATTCACCGTGAAACTCGGACCTGCTGGTCTTGTCTTGGCAGCCCAGATATGATGGGACACCCGGAGCTGGTGACTGATATGGAGAGGTCAGAGCTCGGACCTCTCATCTCCTCAGAGGGACTGGAGCAGCTGCAGAGCAAATATGTGCAAAGTGTTCAGGTGAATGGAAGCGTTTCTTAATCCCTTAATTGAGATGCGTGGGAAAACTGTTCTAACACAacataggtgtgtgtgcgtgtgtgtgtgtgtgtttatgcttgtgtgtgtgtgtgtgtgtgtgtgtgtgtgtgtgtgtgtgtgtgtgtgtgtgtgtgtgtgcgtgtgtgcgtgtgtgcgtgtgtgcgtgtgtgcgtgtgtgcgtgcgtgcgtgcgtgcgtgcgtgcgtgcgtgcgtgcgtgcgtgcgtgcgtgtgtgtgtgtgtgtgtgtgtgtgtgtgtgtgtgtgtgtgtgtgttttgctgctgctgcagaagagTGTCTCAGAGTGGATGCACAAAGCTCTGCAGGTGGAGCTGCAAGACTGGCAGAGAGACCAGGAGCCAGATATGGACCACGAGGGTTTCTACCAAACCAGCCTGCCCACCATTATCACACAGGTgagtgtctcacacacacacacacacacacacacacacacattcagccaTCTtcctgcttctttaaaattcttcaagctccatccatccttcacagggtatctgcgggtccttaaaaagtcttaaattagcttttccagatttaaggccttaaaaattacaaataatccttaaatagtttccaaaggtcttaaattaccaaagactcaataaacaagattcttttatttctataaaattttcgtgaatttctagttggtgttcagtgttttttgtgtacgacgttggcgtaagcggaaccgtacacgttcagttggttgtgaaagggggctatttttagatgagcacattagctggttaagctagtgggagctcgcgccacggggaagtgcaagtttaacggtaactggatggctaatcccacgttcacgagcagtgttgggcaagttacttcaaaactgtagtaATAAaactgcattatttattacttgttaccctcattttaaagtaattcattacattacaatattactgattttaaaatgtaaggcattacactacttttgcattactctaagttactttcaccaaaacaacttcagtatgggtttggtaatctgatgcctggtgaactcatgacacatccggtggaaggtgatgtggtgtctgagctaggattgctgttaaaaacagttctttaaaatgattgtttattaaataaaagcaacaacaatctgtactctcagcacgctgccatcttagattacctgagcagggagtgaggtggtgggggctccaagcctatatttgccgtgGTCCCCAaacgccttgatacggccctggatgtgggactgacttctggggtgatctgattctatcacatgtataaatattaaatgcttatatattattgcttttcactggtaaaaatgtgtatcggggataaatctacctacattttttcttttcaagcactttgttttgttttcttgattttatttgaatcatttccggccctttctctctctaaccttcctgcatgctgcatgttctctccgtcttccagaaaacccgtttcctagacttcctactttctaacgatcagccaaagggatcttcacatgcgcggcgctccagcagcaatgagttgaaatcaccggagcccagattaactcagcggaggcaaagcacgtcagaaaagtacagaataccagagaacatgtgctgatatgaacgatcgcaggtgaattattttgttttggtggagcgattttgtgaatgttacagcggtgtaggatgcagctggagtatttgagccgttaccgctgcgtcctctctgcccgcaaagctgagtccataaatgacgtcatatatgcagatactggaactttttcgggtttcccgcaatttgaatttttaaggaacacatcttgattctgggtttaaaatgcattgtaattaccgcgttactgacaactgtaccgagtaaatattaccattttctttccctgtaatgccttacattaccacattacagttaaaagcaatgcattacagtaattaattacttttgtaccgcgttactcccagcaCTGTTCACGACGTGGTTGGCATCGGTTCCAGGCAattgctggaaattatagcttaaaattaatttaaaaatagcttaaatttggtcaaagtggctttaaaaaaggtcttaaaaaggctTAAATGTggctcctttaaacctgcagataccctgcttcaGCACCACAGCTCCAGGCCTGGTGAGCTCTGTGCGGTGGTGATGTGTATTTTGTGTAAACGTGTTAGATGCTGGAGGAGAATGCTCGGGTGGCTCTGATGATCGGAGAATCGCTGAGGGATCAGACCATCCAGATGGGGCTGTATGAGATGGAGAACCTCCTGAACAGGTATGTCATCAGATTAAAGGCCAGATTAGATCTGCACCCTCGGAGGTTCATTGTGTGTACAGCATTGTAAATAAATCTAAATGTCACTTTAATCTCCAGGTTTCGTGAAGCTCTGATTGAATTTGGGAAGGAGCATTGCAGGGATCCACGAAACACCAAAAACAAGTTCTGCCTCCACTACCTGTTGGCTTCTATCAGCAACTGCATCATCCTCAAgtgggttctggtttcaaaacctCCTCTGGTTCATTTACTGCTTCAGAGTGCGCTAATGATGACTCAGCAGGAATCTGCTCgtgtgtttttcttcattctaccATTTACTCTGTTTTCTGAAGATGGATTTAAACACGGTTCTGTGTTGTCTGTGTTCGATGCAGAAAGTCTGCAGAGGTcctgcagcagcaacaggccTCCCGGTCTGCTGGTCAGTTCTCTCGGACTCCTCCTAACCCTCTGGCCGCTCTGGACCGAGCGGTGCGGCGGGCGTGTCGCCTGGTGATGGATCAGTTGCTGCTAGAGCTTCAGCTCTTCCTGCCTGGCCTGCTGACCCGACCCTGGCTGGCCCAGGGAGATCCCACGCCCAAACTCTGCAGCATCCTGGAGCGTCACCTGGAGCTTTACGGTCGGGTTAGACCGCCCTGCCGGCGGGTAACAGATCCACTCAACAATTTACTTCTGTTTGTTGAATTTAGCAGAAACCATCCAGATGTATGTACATTTCTCCACTGTAGTGAGAAAGATTTCTTTAGGACCGTATGACGTTTGCTCTGCAGGTGTGAGGTAATACTGCTCATCAGGTTTGTGTCTGCAGCGCCTGCAGGAGGAGGCCCAGTGGCTGATGGTGGTGGAATACGTCAGGGCGGTGATGCAGAAGAAGCTGGTGTGTCGCAGCGGTGAGGAGAGGATGCAGCTTGCTCAGCAGATGCTTCAGGACAACCAGCTGTTCAGAGAAGTCTTCCACATTTTGGTGAGATCATTACAAACGTCTGAATGCCCTGCAAGGCCGCACGAGTCTGCACGGCGTCAGTGCTGCAGAAACTGCCCTAGAAATTTTTATTCCGTTTGAAAAGTAGATTTAATCGGTGTTAGAAAGCAGCTTTGACCTCTCATCTGTTTGTCTGAACAGGAAGGGTCGGGGTCAGACTCTGAGGTGAATCCTTTGACTTTACTTTCCGCTCTGGCTGACTTCGTCCGTCTCAAAGACCCCGGCATGCTCACGCTGGAGGTTTCTGGACTTGCAGCTAAATACCCGGACATCAGGTGATCCTTTCCTGCTCTTCATCCCATCGTGTGTGTAGTTACGCAGCGATGCTCATAATTAAACGCGTGTGCGTTTTTTCACATTCCAAACCTTTCAGTAGCTGTTTCACCAAATCCCCTCCAGGTCGGATCGATGCTGACAGGGCCCATTTTCTCTACGTGTTGTGTTTCTTTTATCATGACAATGCTGTCGTCTCCGTTCTGTCAGCGACGAGCATGTTTCTGTGCTGCTGGACATCCGAGGCGACGTCTCCAGGGACATCCGAGGCGCCGTGATGGACTTGCTGGAGCAGAGCGCACCTCCTCTTCCAGCCGGATACCGACCCATCTTCACTGAAATCCTGGTGCCTCCCTCCACCTTGGCTTTCTGTCTGCCGACAGCCAAGTGTGCGTGACTGAAGGGACTCTGATGGATTCAAGCCCAGGAAGCATGACTCAGAAATAAAGCTGTCTTCTCTTGTCCCAGGTTCTCTTTTCTTAGGCTTCTTAATATTATTGAGTAGTCGGGATCATGATGGATCTATTGTTGTTGATTTTTCAGGGATTGAGTTGGTGACTTGCTGGTTCAGGTCTAACTTTTGTTCAAAGTTGTATCGTCTAATTCGCCCAAACACATCTGACTCGACCAGCTGCAAACTTCCATCTTTGTTCTGACCATTCCTCTCCTGCTCTGTTTCTCAGGAATTACAGGTGGAAAACATTTCCTACTCGTGTAAAAAATCTGTGTGAATAACCAGTCCAGTCTGGTAGAAGCTAGTGGGAACCAGTACAGAGAATCCAGAACGGAGTACATCATTTTGGCTGCGAaatctttaaatgttttgatttctTTTAATAATCACCTTTTATTGTTTTGCTTTAAAATCCTCTCCAGGTCTATCCTTTTTAGACTGAAGGTTTTATTCTGATTTTTAGTAAGTATTTATTATATTTATGTGGGTTTTCGGCTTTTTTACTGTCTGAATAAATCTTTATAAACAGAAAGATTAATAAATTCTTCACaaaggctttttatttagaaatccagCATGTTAAATACATAACACACAATCCATGAACAAATAATAGAAATGTATTTCAAAGGAGCATTTTACTTGTTGCATATTATGTAATAATTGACTAATTTAGATATAAGTGGCATTATTTAGTTTTGAAAATCTCAGCATGTTTTAAACAGTTctgaaacttaaagagcaagtcaccccctaccagagtcaaactccactcccacttattgtttgaaaaatgcaacaaatgctgttgtctagcagaccgagagggcggagctgccaacaaatacacacacacacacacacacacacatacaggctcacaacaacattgtgacatcatatggtaccagctaacattctaggttacctcttagccaatagcagtggcagatttaaattcaaatgcagtgcagagtttttacctgacaacggcacaacactgaaagttttaggcagaaaattaaaattttaactaaaatgcactaaagtgcaaaacttgacTACTCGTGTctgcagcactattagacacgcatttatatagtttatcagaaaaaaaatagttgatttgggggtgacttgctctttaaaggcaaACACCCAAATATGTAAAATATGCACACTTATGTAACTATAGTTTTATATTATTTAAATTAAATGTCAACCATCTGAAGAAAAACCTCTGTGGTTTTCCATCAAAATGATTTTAAAGGTTTGTGTGTGTAAGTAAAGCTTATTCACATAGCATCTATCAGAAAAAATCACATTAAAATAAAAGATCAACAAATGAAGATCACAATCAACATCTGTGGAAGATGTTTTAGGTTAATGTTCAACAAATTATTCTGAGTTTTCATTTatgtttattcttatttattattAGATATTTAGgttaaactgtttttttttactttttcagttTATTTTCAGAAATTTTGTAACCAATACAAAACAACGCAACAATAATAACCGCCAGGGGCCAATTAATACTCAAATGAGATATCACAAGtaacatttaacttttttttttagagAGCAAAGTTAAGATTTTAATAGCTTTAACTTTATTGGAATGTTTAATAGTTTTAATATATTGTTTGATCTCATTTTCAAATATAGAAAACAATGTTTTTGATTAGAATATCAACATTTATGCCATTTGGCTTCATAAAATAACAAAATCCATCCATACAtcgattttcatccacttatccagggtcggctCGCGGGGGCAgcggcctaagcagggaggcccagacttccctggccaggtgagagacatagtccctccaccgtgtcctgggtctccctttaggcctccttccGGTTGGAAgtgcctggaaaatctcaccagggaggcgtcaaggaggcatcccgaccagatgcccgagccacctcaactggctcctctcgatgtggaggagcagcgggtctactccgagcccctcccggatgaccgagattctcaccctatctctaagggagagcccagccactcttcggagaaaactcattttggccgcttgtatccgtgatctcgttctttcggtcactacccaaagctcatgaccataggtgagggtaggaacgtagatcgaccggtaaatcgagagcttcgccttctgactcagctctctcttcaccacgacagaccggtacaacgcccgcatcactgcagacgcagcaccaatccgcctttcgatctcacgctccagttttccctcactcgtgaacaaaccctgagatacttaaactcctccacttggggcaggacctcatccctgacccggagaaggcgttctacccttttccaattcaaATAACAGAGTATTATATAAAAATACTGTTCAGTGAAGCCTAACAATATATGTtcaaaacaaaaaggaaaaaaaaaaggttttattttCAGATTAAGAAAATTTCCTGGTCACGTGACCAAAATAATTCGTGACGTCAAAATGCAATATGGCGGCCTTCGTTGGATCAACGTCGTGTCAGTAATCTGGttcattttttactttattggtaAATAATTCTGAAAAGCCActttttgttttacttatttttttaattttctggGTTGGGGACTTTTCACCGAAGATGAAGACCCTCTGCGGAAGAGTGAACCCGACCACCGGAGCGCTGGACTGGGTCGAGGAGGGCGAGGAGTACGACTACCACCAGGAGATAGCCAGGTAGCTGCGGATGGCGCAGCGGGGCCGAGAGCGACTCTCCCCGGGGAAGGCTGAAGCAGTGGCCCGCTGAGTGGCTCTCTGACACGAGCTGAAAGGGCTTCCAATAACCggatgcttttattttatttatttattaacctcTTTATCAAAAGATTAATAATAAAGGTTTAATTCCTCCTGGATAAAACCAAACTAAATGTATAAACTAAAAATAATCTTATAAAGCTTTAACTCCGTTATTGTCACCTTTAGGCGCTTCAGGGACCAAACTGCAAGTAAAATAATCAAAAATCTAAACAGCAGCAGATTATTTGTAGTTAACAGGAAAATGAGCAAAACAGACCTGAAACTATTGTGTATTTCATTAGTGATAAATATTATCCTCTCCTctcaaaataaatgaatgaagtaAACTAAAATTCTTAGTTTACATTATGAGGCACAAAGTAAACTGTTGTCTAGTTTGGACTATTTAATTGTCTTTATATTTTACGGCTGACTGACATCAGGTTTAAGTAGAAAATGTTTTTATCTCCATGTGCTGTCATTTTTTAAACCATCACTTCTTCACTTTTACGCAGATATTCATGTTTGTTTCTGTGTTTCAGGTCGTGTTATGCTGATATGCTGCATGATCACGACAGGGTGAGATCTCGTTCAGCATCATTTTAATCTCTATTTGaagtaattaataataataaacaaaaatatgCGTTCAAATTAGTTGGAAGGATCCACGATTCTTTGCTATTCATTGTTTGGTTTGTTGATAGTTTGATTTTTCCTGTAGATTATGTGATTTTTTTCATAAAAAGCAAGTAAAAAACTCgtgttcagattttttttaaccaTATTTGAACATTTGTGTTTTTCCTTCCAGAATGAGAAGTATTACCAGGGCATCCGGGCGGCTGTAGCCCGAGTAAAGGCTCGTGGTGAGAAGGTGGTTGTCCTGGACATCGGGACGGGGACAGGCCTGCTGTCCATGATGGCCCTCACTGCTGGAGCGGACTTCTGCTACGCTGTGGAGGTTTATTCACATCTGTGCTATTGATATTAGCTTTTCCTCCTAAATCATTGCATGACATCATTATTCTCAGATGCCTGTTGTGGATTTCTCCCCGTGTAATGGCATTTGGCCAGTCGCTAACATTTTGTGAGTTTATTGTGGAAAATAGTTCAAGAAATAAAGGCAAATTCTGACATTTAAGCAGCTGAAGGTGCTGAATATTTGCTCATTTCTCATCTGTTTGAGCTTCTAAACTTTGTTCCTCATAAATATTCTTTACCGTGTGATTTTGTTGTTCCTGCAGGTCTTTAAGCCCATGGCTGAAGCAGCTCAGTGCATCGTGGAGAAAAACGGCTTTTCTGACAAGATCAAGATTATCAACAAGCACTCGACAGACGTGACCGTAGGACCGGGTCAGTGAGAACACACACACTTTAAGATGAACACACACACTTTATGCTGTGAAAAATGTTCAGTAATTCCAAATTTTGTCATTAAATTGATGAAAACCTCTCAACATTTTCTAAAATCTAAGTGGTTTTCTAACTTCTCAGCCTTTAAACGTGACTTCACCATCATCGTGTAACATTTGTATTTGTGGTTCTTCTGAACAGGAGGAGATATGCAGGAAAAGGCGAATTTACTGATCACAGAGCTGTTTGACACCGAGCTGATCGGTGAGGGAGCTCTGCCCAGTTATGAGCATGCTCACCAGAACCTGGTCCAGGTTTGTGTTTTTGTAAACGTCATTTTCTGTAAGTTCCTGATTATcacactcaggcctagtccacacgtagccgggtttttttaaaaacgaatatccgcccctccaaaaacttgcatccactccACCTCGTTTtagaaaaaaactctgtccacacgtacccggataaatacgttgttaaggacatgccagacctgtaggtggcagtacttcccccgttcttaacctcgtccttcgtctgtggtcttccgcaaggagcagtaattccgcttgcaaaaacaaacaagcagaaagcgcttggacaattgataaagcgagcgcagctctgagggcatccatgctgtcggctagtgtaaacacaggtcgcacacgtgatgtcagcattttttgtcgcggaaagtgacgttgcggaccttaaaactccggttttgtccgtccacacgcagacacccaaaacggagaaaacgcagatcttcactttggccggagtttttaaaaagatccgtttttgtgtgaaaaaactcagttttcgtgtggatgacaggccaaaacgtagaaaaatatctacgttttggcagatccccggctacgtgtggacagggtctAAAGCTGAAGCTTTGCTGCTCGTCTCTCTGGACTCATCTGTTTTTTCCAGAGCATCAGATTCACTTTTTGGTTAACTTGACTCTCCCCTTGCAGGCGGACTGTGAAGCGGTCCCTCACCGGGCCACCGTCTACGCCCAGCTGGTTGAGTCGGATCTTCTGTGGAGTTGGGCGCAGCTGAAGCCAGTGGAGGTGGAGGGGGCTCGTCTGGTCCCACCGCCCGCTGCAGGCTGCTGTGCCGGGGCTCATTCTGTGTGCGACATCCAGCTAAGCCAGGTCCCCCCcaccagtttcacccctctgagtccTGTCTGCACCATGTTCAGGTAAAACGTCATTTTAAAGATCTCATTTTTGCACCTGCAGTCGTTTTCATGTCTGCCTGAATCCTCTTCAGGCTAGACTTCAGTAAACCGGTAAGCAGCGCCCCCCAGTTCCACTCCTCCAGGTTCTCCGCTCAGTCTGGTGGCCGAGCTCAGGTTGTCCTGTCCTGGTGGGACCTCCACATGGATCCCAGTGGAACCATCGTGTGCTCCATGgctcccagttggacgtacccACAGCCAGAGATGGCCCCAGTGAGTCACTGGTCCGAGGCTGGTTTGTGCTTAGACCTTTAAGATGAGTGTTTCCTGTTGAAGCTGAGCCCCTGCCCTGCTGTTTGGTGTTTCAGTGGCGGGATCACTGGATGCAGAGCGTGTACTTCCTGCCTGCAGAAAGCTTGGTTACCGCGGGAGACGATCTCAGGCTGACAGTCTGCCATGATGACTACAGCCTCTGGTACAGCCTGCAGTCTCACAGGTACTCGGCGTATATTTTTATTCTTTCCATTTATAATCTCAGAATGAGCTTTTCCACATCAGTTTGGCTGAACCGGTCTAATGGTGATGTTTCAGGCAGCAGGAAGTACCGTCAGAGTCTCCTCCCTCCCGCCCGTGTTGCACCTGCCAGGCTCACCTGGTTTGGACTCGGCCCCGTTTTGGTGAACTCAACGACAGGCAGCGTACGGAGAGCTACGCCGCGGCTCTACGCAGCGTAAGAGGACCGGCAGCAATTCTGAGCTGGTACGAGCGTGTTGGCGTGTTTGATCACGGTTCTAACCTGCAGGTTCTGCGCGAGGATGGTGTGTGTCTCTCCATCAGCGATGGAAGTCTGCTTCCTGTGTTCGCTCACATGCTGGGAGCCAAGAAGGTCCTCGGCTATTCCAACTCAGTTAAACACTAAAGACGTAAAAgccaaaagcagctcagatgtgtGATTTTGTGCTTCTGTCTCCATCAGGTGTTCAGTCTGGAAAACCGCAGAATGTTTAAACAGGTTATTGAGCAGGTAACGTCTCAGTTCAGCAGCTGTTTTTCAGGCTTGGTGGCTGTTGTCTGGTGGGTGAAGAAGACTGATTCACTGCACCTTTCCTGCAGGTGTTGGAAGCAAACTCAGTGCGAGGAGGAGTTGAGCTGCTGGAGGTCAGACCCGATCAGCTGACCAGCAATGACCTCAGAGGAGAACAGGTAATTAGTTTAGTTTCTATTGGTCACGAGGAGGCAGAGAACACGTgatcctagggatgggtacctttgacatttgaatcgattcggtactaattcccggtacctaggaatcgataccggtacttaacggtaccaattttcgatacttttgagtgtttattattttaattctcttttataattaaatatatatttttctcaatatataaccatatttgataaatatcacgataaataacatacaactgtttgtattttaacatcgtccttgtagttttataagctgataattaaactgaagcaaacatctttactgtgaactaaatttactgtgtgtcttcattccttttgccgtcctttttcttttgatttttcctactgggaagttagaatttccgaggagaaagcgaacgcaccattagctgataacaacggtggcaatggaagctaacatatcaagctaacgttatcttaaacagtttatttagctgctggagcagattaaaacgatgatgcctcacacttagatcgttgtcgctggtttcatcttcacccaatcacccgtcgcgtttagtaaagtgaagccaaactttagagcgtgttcatgttcttctagtcggaaattcggagttccgaggagaaagtgaacgcaccattagcgcaacggaagctaacatatcaagctaacgttatcttaaacattttatttacctaccggagcagattaagatgaggatgtctcacttagatcgttgtcgctggtttcatcatcacccagttacccatcacatttagtgaagtggacccaagcgttagcgtgcgttctttctaccgtgctgctctgtttacaactcgctctcagtgaccgacaacataacgctcttgcgcatgcgcagctgtctaggcaagttctcgttgtgaaggacgggtactgaaacgaggcaccgtttcaaatgacgtgaatcggtgctcagtcggtactatggaattcggtcgctaccttaaaaagtaccgaattctgtacccaaCGCTACGTGATCCagtttcttattttttatatttgcttCCAACGAGACAGATTTCCCCGAATTGCTCTTAAAGCAGTGGCTTTCTGAGGTTTTGTCTGACTTTAGCTGCTTTTTCTGGTAGACTGGCATAACACTGTGCAGAAAAAGACGAGTGTTGTAGCGCAGGGGGACGAAAGCCCAGAGATCTGCTTATAGCAGGTGAAATCATCAACTGTATAAAGGCTTTTCAGCTTGCTGGTCTTTGGAAATGACCTTTTTGTAGAGAATTGCCTGCTGCTAATAACTCAAAGATGATTTGTGTTGATAATTTAACACAAAATAATAACTGTCTTTATTAGATTTCAGTCCTGATGGGTGAGCCGTTCTTCAGCACCAGCCTCCTGCCGTGGCACTCTCTGTTCTTCTGGTACTGTCGCACAGCCTTGGCCGGCCTCCTGCGATCCGACGCCGCCATCCTGCCCGGCTCCGCCTCCCTCCATATGGCGGCTGTGGAGTTCCAGGTCAGAAAACCTCCATTCACTTAAATCGGATGCTGTGGGGTTGTGTGGTCAGTATCTTACCAGCGGTAGATGGAAGTCGGAGCGATCTGGGCTCGGGGCGTCGGGGAGGATTTCTCACACTAAATGCCATCAAGTGCAGGATCCATTCAAGGGTGAATTAAAACATCTGAACAacttttatgtgttttatttccTCATCTTTTAGCATTAATATCATCTTTGAGCTATCAACATTTTCTCAACAAACTGCTGAAATGTCCTTTCACCCGAGTCAGCCAGCCTCCTGACTCGAACAGATATCGTCTCATCTCTCCTACTAGAGGCAGCAGAAACGACTCGTTTCACTTCTCGGTCCCTGAGATGGAAAAAAGTACAAAATAGTGTAATTAAATGATTAAAACGATGTTTTATTTGGTCATTGCATCCAATTACTGTGTGTTTGGATTGCTGTTGAGTTATTACCGTTCCAGCTGGAAACATGGAAGATTTGAAACAacatttattatgttttcatacaAAAACCCGCTGTTCTGATTTCcttgtttttgtttatattttaggatTTGTGGAAGATACGAGCTCCATGTGGAACCTGTGAAGGCTTTGATGTCACCCCCATGGATGAAATGGTCCAGGTAACATTTTAAAGTTTATCTGAAGCTAGTTTTGCTTATATAAATAGATCGATATCGTCCGATGGTTGTTATTATTAAACAAATCGGTATAATTCTGATGAGTAAAACTggcccgatattaacaaccgatatttttatcAATGTGTTGT is drawn from Nothobranchius furzeri strain GRZ-AD chromosome 4, NfurGRZ-RIMD1, whole genome shotgun sequence and contains these coding sequences:
- the exoc3l1 gene encoding exocyst complex component 3-like protein; this encodes MSAGDEENGGDNPREAAVWPEVERAERLARGAALKWASGVFCQPEHLERLSQYRKRESQRTASVHARLKSMVQSYLEGVGWGLEQLREARTELKEVSHTLKAAGLESDGNMDCVKSLDRLREVSINHRQLLAAVSNLPRLYSVQSMVLETERLVESRRLLEAHARLMDLEWWQDDILWQLHGAAGTPGSALSSEDQELVVKYFSGVGQLVDALAKELWAVVSSSLALARQNPTPFVSAVRIVEREEALDRALLAERGGSGGSSRPLPPGRPRCWRATFFQVLEEAVSARFRSVSYLHTRGPGLAGHLSALQHGIMTDLATVRHLLEHCVPTHYQLTAAYLRASHHCLHTHLAQVSSWDLESGEIFAVLNWVLHIYNSPDMMGHPELVTDMERSELGPLISSEGLEQLQSKYVQSVQKSVSEWMHKALQVELQDWQRDQEPDMDHEGFYQTSLPTIITQMLEENARVALMIGESLRDQTIQMGLYEMENLLNRFREALIEFGKEHCRDPRNTKNKFCLHYLLASISNCIILKKSAEVLQQQQASRSAGQFSRTPPNPLAALDRAVRRACRLVMDQLLLELQLFLPGLLTRPWLAQGDPTPKLCSILERHLELYGRVRPPCRRRLQEEAQWLMVVEYVRAVMQKKLVCRSGEERMQLAQQMLQDNQLFREVFHILEGSGSDSEVNPLTLLSALADFVRLKDPGMLTLEVSGLAAKYPDISDEHVSVLLDIRGDVSRDIRGAVMDLLEQSAPPLPAGYRPIFTEILVPPSTLAFCLPTAKCA
- the prmt7 gene encoding protein arginine N-methyltransferase 7 gives rise to the protein MKTLCGRVNPTTGALDWVEEGEEYDYHQEIARSCYADMLHDHDRNEKYYQGIRAAVARVKARGEKVVVLDIGTGTGLLSMMALTAGADFCYAVEVFKPMAEAAQCIVEKNGFSDKIKIINKHSTDVTVGPGGDMQEKANLLITELFDTELIGEGALPSYEHAHQNLVQADCEAVPHRATVYAQLVESDLLWSWAQLKPVEVEGARLVPPPAAGCCAGAHSVCDIQLSQVPPTSFTPLSPVCTMFRLDFSKPVSSAPQFHSSRFSAQSGGRAQVVLSWWDLHMDPSGTIVCSMAPSWTYPQPEMAPWRDHWMQSVYFLPAESLVTAGDDLRLTVCHDDYSLWYSLQSHRQQEVPSESPPSRPCCTCQAHLVWTRPRFGELNDRQRTESYAAALRSVLREDGVCLSISDGSLLPVFAHMLGAKKVFSLENRRMFKQVIEQVLEANSVRGGVELLEVRPDQLTSNDLRGEQISVLMGEPFFSTSLLPWHSLFFWYCRTALAGLLRSDAAILPGSASLHMAAVEFQDLWKIRAPCGTCEGFDVTPMDEMVQRSLDFRESREAEPHPLWEYPCRALTQSTAAMTFDFTQCVPQQPISSQGSLPLIRAGCCHGVALWMEYHLTDDITVSAGLTKPISDQGDCEWSRHRKQGVYFLRPAWESSGDGRAALSYSFTFEPSLGDIKMDFSITNQ